The Alnus glutinosa chromosome 8, dhAlnGlut1.1, whole genome shotgun sequence DNA segment GTGTGTCAACTTGCTGTCAGGGGCAAATGGTCATACCACAAATCTGTGCTGCCACATTATCTAGGAAAATGCTATCCACTAGAGGTATATTCCACCAGTTTTCATACCTGAATCAATTAATTCATTTAATCTAGCTTCCCTGCACATGAAATAATTAGAGGACTGGCTTAATGGGATGATTGTTGATGGTACCCATTTATCCTCCCAGATTCTGATATGTTCCCCATTACCCACCTTGCATATCAACCCCTCTTTTAATAGCCCCTTAGTATTCCATATGATGCACCAAGCATAAGAAGagctgtgacgtcccacatcgcctggaaatgaggatgtgcttatatgtataaatgcacaatttatgacacaacgcgttttaaagccgtgatggtcatgaacctatcagaactccgcagttaagcgtgcttctgcgagagcaatcccaggatgggtgacctcctgaaaagtctggtttggggagccaaaagcggacaatattgtgtcattgggggtgggtcgttacaaggGCTGATGCAGCAACTCTATGAGATCACACAATTGAATAGCATAAACTCTAACTTttaacacacaaacacacaagtAGAACTTTGAGAAGTCTCATCTCAAGAAGAAAGTGGCCGCTGGGCAATTTTATTCAATAATCAATGTTTAACCTGCTTACAAAATAACCTTATATAAGAGCCACCAAAGGATTAACAACTCATTTTGCTCTACGTAATTCCtagggccaagcccattattgaacAAAACATAATATGACtaacataacaaaataaagtaCTTTACGTGTTACCCAAGTAATctgaaattaaaacaaatcaACCCACTTCAACCCATGCAGCCCAATGGTCCGCTATCAAGCTCCCGTTCTACGTATGACCGACTTCACTCTCCCCTTCGAAGTGGCTTGTGATGCCTCTCATTCCGGTATTGGGGGTGTTCTTAGTCAGCAGGGCCACCCCATTGCCTTTTTCAATGAGAAACACGTAAAgttctttattttgttatgttaGTCATATTATGTTTTGTTCAATAATGAGCTTGGCCCTAGGAATTATGTAGAGCAAAAGGAGTTGTTAATCCTTTGGTGGCTCCTAAATAAGGTTATTTTGTAAGCAGGTTAAACATTGATTATTGAATAAAATTGCCCAGCGGCCACTTTCTTCTTGAGATGAGACTTTTCAAAGTTCTACTTGTGTGTTAAAAGTTAGGGAGTTTGTGCTATTCAATTGTGTGATCTCATAGAGTTACTGCATCAAGGGCGCTTCCCCATGGTAGTATTTTTCACCTCCAGGGTAGTATATTTCACAGAGAACCCTTGTTGCCAAGGAGTCTTGTTGTTGCACCAAACGCCATCCTTGCTTTGCCAAGAGTGTTAAATTGATACATTCTAGGTCACGGTATCCTAGTCAACCCTGGTCTTTCGACTTCCCCATCCTGTGCCAACTCATCCATGCAAttttatccatattttcttGGTGTCCCCACCAAAACTTTGATATAATTGAGTTGATATCCCTATTGAGTGCCTTAGGAAGTTGGAAGACACTCATAATATATGTGGGACCGCCTTTTGGAGAATTTATTTACCTGCAAGAGAAAGAAACTTCTCCGTCCACCCATTAATGTGACTTCAGATTCTCCCTTCCATACTATTGAAGGTGCTGATTTTGGATCGTCCCATAATAGCGAGGAGACCCAAGTATTTTTCATATTGTTGGGTGGAAGATACCTCGGCTATGTTTAGAATTTGGGTTCGGACTTTCATCTTGGTATCACGGCTAAAGAACACAGAAGTCTTCTCTCGGTTGATCATTTGCCCCGAAGCCACCTCATAGCAACTCAATAAGTTTTGAACATGTTCCCACTCTTGGATGTTAGCTCAACAAAAAAGGAGAATGTCATCTACAAAAAGAATATGGTTTATAGAAGTACTTCCCCTAGATGTAGGAACACCTGTAAGTCCTCCATCTCACTTAACTTGATGTAGCATGGAGCTCACAGCCTCTGCACAAAGGATGAAAAAGTAAGGTGAGAGTGGATCACCTTGTTTAATGCCACGTGTAGGAGTTATATTGCCATGAGGTTAGCCAATAGTAAGGATCGAGTAAAAAACCACCTGGACACATGTCATCATCGTAAGGTGGATCCAATCGGCTGCAAATCCCATCTTTCTCATTACCGCCTCAAGAAATCCCCATTCCAAATGGTCATAATTTAatgggtcactttagcacatttaaaaatttacaaaactattttaaaatcgacCGTTAGTTGAaggcttttttttatatatattttttccttatatcTATTACGTTAAATACTCCATAGTTTTGAGCAAAATGATATATTGTTCTCAAATTTTTCCTTCCCCTTTTGTTTGAGaacacttttttcttctctcttttatttttttttttcaaaacaaaaacatcaaacaaacaattaaaaacccaaaacaataaaataaaataaaataaaaactacttttaccgatttttttaaacaattttttgtaaGTCAAAGTAAACGGATGGGTTGGTGTGACGTTAGAAAGGGTGCAGCCAATAAATAAACGTGGTTTTGCCCAGTCCTTCACGCTCCACTTAGGAAGTCATTAGTCAGATCACCACAGTCCGTGTCGTTGAAAGCTTGCCGTCTCACATTTCCACGAACTTAATTATCTGTAGCTTGTATACTCTCCTTCCTTTAGACGGCAACATGGACGGAGAAAATCCGTCCAAATCATGCTGGGAGTGGGACCGAGTTTAAATGGAAAGGCAACGCTTTAAAGTCTTGGTGAATATATATTAAGCTAGAAATATaactaaaatattataatatgtaCCTATAAAATAAGGAATATTATATAGTATTGTTTAAAGGAACAAATTAACAatgtgttattatatataattgagggTTGAGATTATAGCGTGACACGTTTtaataatttcctttttttaaaaaaataatttttaagttttatatatttgtatttttaatatataattttttttttttactaagagcgACACATGTCATTATTATATTGGTGCTGAACAGAATTCGTTAagtgttttgacgaaatttgactgcaggaattaaattattattttggcataCTTCGATGACctaagaattattttttataccgtaATGAACGATTTGAAAATTTAAGCCAATCACATGAACTGATTtgcatttatcaaaaaataaataaaaaaaacaaatgagtcCTAGCcgtttgaaaatttaaaagaatccGTAAATTTATCGTCTAAACAACAATCACAGTATGACACGTGccatttacaataaaaatacCCAAAACTTGATTAACAGAATTAAAAACtatgcataaaatatatattaaaaaaaaaaaaaaaaacattaagagTGGCCGGCAACCCTCATTTCGCCAAAGAAAATAGCTTGATCACCTGTGcgttttttatcttttcttttctattttatatatatatatttgaaggcACTTCTTATCATTACCCTGACACGTTAtttcaaacactttttttttttttttattcacccAGTAGGCCCATtcctatcttcttcttttttttttttttttagcttttttccAACTCCGACAGATTTGGTGCTGGTTTCAGGGGATGTTCTTTGATAGTGGAGTCAAGGATGAAGGACGCCTTCGCCTGATTCCAAACAAGCGGAATCCATCTAAAAATGGAATATTCAATGAATCAATTATTAAGTAAATCAAGATGTTatatctatgttttttttttttttttttatccttttaataATTAggtgattattttaaaattattatttgatcaaaatttaataataattaatcataaatttaataataattttaaaaattatgtgatTATTAAAGagacataaatataacatttaaaattaatcttaattatttgaaaaagtCGGAATTTCCATTGCAATTGTTATTTCAGTGTGGTATCTGACATTTAGAAAATAGCAGCAGGCAATCAATTAGTTGGATGGGGCCTCTCACTTTATGTCAATATCAAGCCATTCAATTATGATATGAATCAAATGATCCAACGGTCCAAAATCGCTCAAAGACTTGTACAGTTTTTGTAGACTTGACTCGGGTGTTGACTCAAAGACATTTCAGAAGGTTCAATATGCACTAAATAACGCGTCCTCTTAACGGGTTTGACTACgcgttttttatttatttattttattttttaaccttGTGCGTGTTGAAGGGGTCGTGCCAAAAatcccccccccctttttttttttttttttctttttttcttttttgaaaaaatataaatatcccCGGTAAACTATCACATTATTgtgaatattttttcaaattatcaattgtgtcaatctcacacctaaactatcaaaattaAACTACTCATTCAATGGTTAGTATTACTAGAATAGTCAAGTTTTCTTCCCTCTTCctacacattttttattttattggaaaTTTTTCACTTAACTCCTACAAACTTAAATTACGTTTACAAACTTCTAACGAAATGATGAGATTACAAATTTTTGAAAGTTCATTGcattaaattaagagtttttaaaatttttttttttaaggaaaattattaaagtgatgaaagttcaaAATGTTCAGTAaagttttctctattttattttaatttttttaacatggaGAATTGGATTGAAATCAATTTGCaaattatgctccgtttgtttcggcgtaaaatgatttctgaaaaatgatttcggcattttccggtgtttggtaggggcaaaaataattgtcaaccggaaaatgatttctgtttgaccaaaaatgcttagtaaatttcggaaaatgatttacgctttttaaaagcgtaaatcattttccgaagacgccaaacgcagtcgatctattttaaacggcacagtcgaccttcacgttcaagcagccgaccaccatcgaaatattgccggtatcggaatccaacatccgttaatgtcgccggaatctggcgacggaatccggccaccttcgccggaatccggtcagccagattccggcgaccaatctgaccggaatccggccatctggccggatctggccagagagccggattccggccggccctggccagggaggccggttcccggccggatcccggccggccctggccagggaggccggttcccggccggctctggccagaacggccagctggccggacggatctggccagatccggccagatggccggaatccggctatcccataattcgacgaaactgtccggattccggcctttacgGATCcagccagatccggccagcctgCCGGGATCCGACCTCTCTGGCCaaatccggccagatggccggaatccggctatcccatatttcgacgaaactgtccggattccggcctatATCTCGAATTCTAGttatattagccggaatcaggtgaaaatagtcagaatctagtcggtcagtgacgaaatctcgtcatcgatgatttttatattattttacattaatatttttatgttgtaaataaaaattgatttttataacttaatatgattgaataaaaatataaaaaaatatttgcgattttccgtacgcgccaaacaccggaaaatgctttcgacggaaaatggtttcctgaaaaatgacttccctgaaaccattttacgacggaaaccattttacgtcgaaacaaacggagcattagtgtaAAGGGGCAATATCGCCAAGCAGCTAAAAAGTAAAGTGCCATTTGGTAAATATTTACAAAACTCTGTTCACTTCTTAAACACCGAAAAACGTTTCTCAAAACTAGTTTACCAAACAAATTTTCATTTGTGGCGCCACCactaacataatttttaaaacaaattacaaaactcttctcaaaactcaaaactttCTAAAAGTAGATAAATAAACCTCTTCGGTCTTGTGTGGTGGCCGCTAGTTAGTTCTGGAGGCCGGGCAATTAATaacattttaaattattttatttatttgtttgttttttattttataaaaatattttaaatttttgtaatcTTTACAAAAGTCTTTCAAAAATTTACCAAATTAATTCTTTTAACTTTAACCTTTTTTGAAACACTTTGCAAACTCAAAACCCAAAATTCTTTACAAAATTTTACCATAGAAGTCCGAAATTAAAAGTAATGCTACTTATTATTTTTGTCctcattttgttttcttaaaattaatgtaatttttaaaattattattaaattaaaatttaataataacccatcataaatttaatagtaattttaaaacgAACGTCGATTTTAAAGATTAAGTAGAGACAGGATGGTGATATGGATTATGGAGATTACTCCGAAATTTCTCCTTCCAATGGGCCTCCCCGTCCCAAAAATTCCACAAGCGGGGCCGCCTACTTCGCTATAAAGTAAACAAAACCACCACCCAACCTGAGCCATTGAACTCCTCAAGACACCGACCGACACACCTTGACGGAAATGGCGACCTCTCCCCACCTCTCCCTCCTCACTTTCTTCTCCCTATTCCTCCTCACTCAGGCGAGATTAATTCTCAACCCTTCTGATCTCAAAGCCCTCTCCATCATCCAAAAACACTTGGGCCTCGACGGTCACCAACCTTACCTCTCTACCAAACCTTGCATCACCCCCGGCGTATTCTGTGAGAGGAGACTCTCAAACAACAACACCTATGAGCTCAGAGTAACTAGACTCGTCTTTAAATCCCAAAGGCTCACTGGGTTCCTGTCACCGGCGATCGGACGGCTCTCTGAGCTCAAAGAGCTCTCTGTTCCTAACAACCAACTCGTTGACCAAGTACCATCCCAAATCGTTGACTGCCGGAAACTGGAAATTCTCAACCTCCAAAGCAACCAGTTTTCAGGGGAAATCCCAAGCGAGTTATCCTCACTTATACGCCTTCGAGTCCTTGATCTTGCTTCCAATAGATTTTCCGGGGACTTGGGTTTCTTGAAGTATTTTCCCAACTTGGAAAATCTCTCTCTTGCAGACAATCTCTTCACTGGGAAAATTCCGCCATCCATTCGTTCTTTCCGTAATCTCAGATTCTTCAACTTCTCTGGAAATCAATTTCTTGAAGGTTCAGCCCCATTGATGGACAGGCTGGCAAACTCAGCATCCGATGTCCCAAAACGTTACATTTTAGCTGAGAATTCAAATGGAACTGGAAGAAGCAACAATACAGCACCATCTACTGCTCCAGCTCCTTCTCCAGGGCAACCACCtcacaaacataaaaaaaatagcaagaggAAGCTAGCTGGGTGGATTCTCGGATTCCTGGCTGGAGCACTGGCAGGATCCATATCTGGGCTCATCTTTTCCTTGCTGTTTAAACTGATCTGGGCGGTTGTAAAAGGTGGAGGGAGGGAACCGGGCCCTTCAATCTTTAGTCCTTTGATCAAAAAAGCAGAGGACTTGGCTTTCTTGGAGAAAGAGGATGGACTGGCTTCGTTTCAAATCATAGGAAAAGGTGGGTGTGGTGAGGTTTACAAGGCTGAATTGCCTGGAAGCAATGGCAAAATGATTGCCATAAAGAAGATAACTCAACCTCCAAAGGATGCGGCAGAATTGACTGACGAAGACAGTAAGCTTCTAACCAAGAAAATGCGTCAAATTCGTTCGGAGATTAATACAGTGGGTCAAATTAGGCACCGGAATCTTCTTCCTCTGTTAGCCCATATGAGTCGGCCTGACTGCCATTACCTTGTGTATGAATTCATGAAGAATGGTAGTTTACAAGACATGTTGAATCCGGCCCCAGACGGCAGCACTAGAGATTTCGATTGGTTTGCTCGGCTCAAGGTTGCAATAGGAGTGGCTGCAGGGCTTGAATATCTTCACATGAACCACTCCCCGCGGATAATTCACAGAGATCTCAAGCCTGGGAATGTACTTCTGGACGATGACATGGAAGCTCGAATTGCGGATTTTGGGCTTGCAAAAGCCATGCCTGATGCTAATACGCATATCTCCACTTCCAACCTCGCCGGAACTGTGGGTTATATAGCACCGGAGTACCACCAAACACTGAAGTTCACAGACAAGTGTGACATCTACAGCTTTGGGGTGTTGCTGGGGGTTCTGGTGATGGGAAAGCTCCCATCTGATAACTTTTTCCAGGAGACCACCGAGATGAGCTTGGTGAAATGGATGAGGAATGTCCTAACATCGGAGAATCCTAGACAAGCGCTTGATCCAAAGCTTTTGGGAAATGGGTTTGAGGAGCAAATGCTCTTGGTTTTGAAGATCGCTTGCTTCTGTACCTTGGATGACCCAAAGCAAAGGCCTAACAGCAAGGACGTTAGGTGTATGCTGACTCAAATCAGGCACTAGCTAGGCAGCATTAAGGATATGTTAGAGAATGAAGCGAAATAATCACGCTTGTGACCAGCAATATTTGTTTTAGTAGATCAATTACATGTCTATTATGTGTTATTATTAAGGAAACCGTTCTATGTTATGTGCTTATGCGCCTTATGGCAGCGTGTTGATTCACatgattaatttcaaattttttatgaataccATGTCCTGCACTTGGGTAAGTCTAATGCTCATAAACTAAAGGAtcatatttacatttttttttttctcaaaaatctTAGCTTCCAATTCTTCCACTTGTTTATGCGAACGGGAAAAGTTATAAACAGCAGGCCCGCTACAAACATAAACTCCCacaaaaaatcatttaacaTGTCTTATACCAATATTATGCACATGTCTTAGGATAATTATGTTTTTCCCAACCCTAAGTTCACTCAAAGGTGGTACCAACAAAAGATCTTCTTGCAAAAGGCATTTAGGGAAAGCTAAAATATTCCTTCCAGAAGCAATCAAAACATGTGCAGAAAATGAAAGTACCATGTAAGTgctctgccttttttttttttttttcaatgaaacaAATAAAGTGCTATCTTTGAAACAACCAATAACGTTTCACATTACTGCCTGCTTTTCAGTCTTTAACCTTTTATTTCAGAGTCTGGTTCCACTTTCCAACATTCTCAATCATGGAGGGAGTATTCTAAGCAGTATGAATACCAGTAAAGGAAGGCCTAGCTTCTACTCCTCATGACAGTATTTAGTAATCTACATATATTTAGGCACATATTACCAGAGATACCAGAACAAAACATAAGTCAACACTTCAGTTAGTCATCCACCAACATTGtgtgaacaaaacaaaaaagatccTCTTTTTTTTATCAGGCAAGCAGATGATAGAATTTATCTGAAGGTTCACTTGTTTAACCGAATAGAAAAAGACCTAATGATTCAGTTTAGAAAATAAACGTTTTCGGTCCTGCagacttggaaaaaaaaaaaaaacatagaccAAGTAAACTTACCCCTCATTCAGATTCCTTGAGTAACGTCAGACCTGTTGAATTCTGACTTCTGCATCGATTATTACGATAACTCTATTTCTAAGTATTACAGGTACAATCATTCTAGGCCCATGAATGATATCTTAATTGCCAAATTACAAAGCTTTGAGGGTCATTTACAAATATGAAATATCTAGCACTGCAAATTCATTTGTAATGGAGGATCATAAAAAACAATATGATGAGCTACTAGCTTTATCAAGATGAATGAGAAACCAATAATTCAGTATGTTCATAGCAGGCCACTTCTATTACCTCTTTCACTGGAATACTAGTCAAATACTCAAGTACAGAAAGGAAAGACAAGTCATCACGTTTGTTACTAATACATTAGAAATGAGTTTAGGCAGACAATTGAATGCTACAAATAGCACAGTCCCTACCCTATTTGGTTGATTGATATTGATGAGAACCAATTTAATTGAAAGGGATTCTTCAATATACTTTTAGTTAGCAAAGAACAAATAGCTCCAGCTGGAAAgttgatttgagagattgttttGCGTATGTAGGTTATTGCATGGAGAGAGAgtgaataaaagaaacataGGTATTGAAGTGAAATATAATACAGTATATTCAATCTTGATGACAATAAAAAATGATCATACAAGGCACGTTGCTCATGAGAAGAGATAATAAGGCGCAAGACATTGGTGAATTTCACTAAGGCAAACCTCCAAAAGGTTTAGAAAACTGTTGATCTCAATTTCTATGCAAGTGAGCATGAACTGCAAGAGTCTTCTAGAATTAATAGATGCTATATAATATTCTCAACATCTCTGATGTCTCAGTATAcaatttaagaatattttgtatAATGCTGCCTACCTTTCTGTAGTGCAGTAGCTTGAATATGTATAGAACAATCTGAGAGAATACAAGTATACATCAACTAGGACTGTACCACACAGCCGTGTACTCTAGAGAATAAAGTAGTATAATTTAAACACATCACTCTTCTGATAAGATAGAAGAGATCTAACTTATATCTATCTCTAACTCTATCACAAACTAACTCTAGATAGAAGAGATCTAACTCTTATCTAACTCTATATCTTTAGAATCACAAACTAACTCTACATCTTTAGAAGAGTCCTCAGTTGAAGAGTTGTTTGTGCtaatacgccccctcaaactcaacgTTGTAGGCAACCGAACGTTGAGGTTGGTCTTGAGAATGAGGAGGGCTGCAACCAAAGGCTTTGTGAGAATATCGGCAAGCTGGTCTTTGCCGGAGATAAACTGAACATTAAGAGCTTGGGAGGCAACCATGTCCCGTACAAAATGATAGTCAATTTCTATATGCTTAGTGCGAGCATGATAGATAGGATTTGATGTGAGATATGTAGCTCCAATGTTATCACAATACAAAACTAGTGGTCGGGAAGATTGTACACCAAGATCACCAAGAAGAGTATGAATCCATGTTATCTCGGCTGAAGTATTAGCAAGGGCTTTATATTCGGATTCAGTGCTTGAGCGAGATACCATTGGTTGCTTCTTTGAACTCCATGAGAGGATTTTTTGCCGAGAAGAACACAATAACCAGAAGTGGAACGTCGATCATCCGGACAGCCAGCCCAGTCAGAGTCCGAGTAGGCTGTGAGCTGCCGTGAAGAATGCTTGTGAATGCAAAAGGTATGATCAATTGTAGACTCCGAATAGCGCAGGATGCATATGACTGCAGACCAGTGAGAATCCCTTGGATCTTGCATGAACTGTGAGACTTTGTTGACCGCAAAAGCAATATCAGGTCGAGTAAGAGATAAATACTGAAGAGAGCCGACTGTGCTGCGGTATAGAGTAGTATCCGTAATTGTCGAACCATCAAATCGACTAAGAGTTGTAGAGGCGGACATTGGAGTAGAGACAGACTTGATAAGAAG contains these protein-coding regions:
- the LOC133874822 gene encoding leucine-rich repeat receptor-like serine/threonine/tyrosine-protein kinase SOBIR1 yields the protein MATSPHLSLLTFFSLFLLTQARLILNPSDLKALSIIQKHLGLDGHQPYLSTKPCITPGVFCERRLSNNNTYELRVTRLVFKSQRLTGFLSPAIGRLSELKELSVPNNQLVDQVPSQIVDCRKLEILNLQSNQFSGEIPSELSSLIRLRVLDLASNRFSGDLGFLKYFPNLENLSLADNLFTGKIPPSIRSFRNLRFFNFSGNQFLEGSAPLMDRLANSASDVPKRYILAENSNGTGRSNNTAPSTAPAPSPGQPPHKHKKNSKRKLAGWILGFLAGALAGSISGLIFSLLFKLIWAVVKGGGREPGPSIFSPLIKKAEDLAFLEKEDGLASFQIIGKGGCGEVYKAELPGSNGKMIAIKKITQPPKDAAELTDEDSKLLTKKMRQIRSEINTVGQIRHRNLLPLLAHMSRPDCHYLVYEFMKNGSLQDMLNPAPDGSTRDFDWFARLKVAIGVAAGLEYLHMNHSPRIIHRDLKPGNVLLDDDMEARIADFGLAKAMPDANTHISTSNLAGTVGYIAPEYHQTLKFTDKCDIYSFGVLLGVLVMGKLPSDNFFQETTEMSLVKWMRNVLTSENPRQALDPKLLGNGFEEQMLLVLKIACFCTLDDPKQRPNSKDVRCMLTQIRH